One genomic region from Gemmatimonadales bacterium encodes:
- a CDS encoding methylated-DNA--[protein]-cysteine S-methyltransferase has protein sequence MITERVEAERRAVEHIVLGAFGELTGRRSAPLRYAMMDDTPVGVLGLASGARGLRHLSYVKDEDEFLRRLLAEHGDVPVLRTAALDDVRRALERYFAGRRLDFDIAVDLSDLPTFQRRVLDATARIPAGRVATYSEVAARAGSPRASRAAGNALHVNPVAIVVPCHRVLRADGSLGGYGGGVRIKEWLLAHEGARPATL, from the coding sequence ATGATCACCGAACGGGTCGAAGCCGAGCGCCGCGCCGTGGAGCACATCGTGCTCGGCGCCTTTGGCGAGCTGACCGGGCGCCGGAGCGCGCCGCTGCGCTACGCGATGATGGACGACACGCCGGTGGGCGTGCTGGGACTCGCGAGCGGCGCCCGGGGGCTCCGGCATCTCAGCTACGTCAAGGACGAGGACGAGTTCCTGCGGCGCCTGCTCGCCGAGCACGGCGACGTGCCGGTGCTCCGCACGGCCGCCCTGGACGACGTGCGCCGCGCGCTCGAGCGCTACTTCGCCGGCCGGCGCCTCGACTTCGACATCGCGGTCGACCTCTCGGACCTCCCGACCTTCCAGCGCCGCGTGCTCGACGCCACCGCCCGGATTCCGGCCGGCCGGGTCGCCACGTACAGCGAGGTGGCCGCGCGGGCAGGCTCGCCGCGGGCGTCGCGCGCGGCGGGCAACGCACTGCACGTCAATCCCGTCGCGATCGTGGTCCCGTGCCACCGGGTGCTGCGGGCCGACGGCTCCCTCGGCGGCTACGGCGGGGGCGTCCGGATCAAGGAGTGGCTCCTGGCCCACGAAGGCGCGCGACCCGCGACGCTGTAG
- a CDS encoding prolyl oligopeptidase family serine peptidase codes for MRTTLLRLAALAALAAPAAHAQTSGCARPVARADSQVDSYFGTAVRDPYRWLENTDAADTKAWVAAENCVTLAYLAGIPERARIRDRLTRLWNYERYGVPGREGGTYVYTRNDGLQNQSVYYWQRSLEAPPQLLIDPNTLSSDGTVALTTWDVSHDGRYFGYGTAAAGSDWIELRVRRIATGRDLPDRLRWIKFSGLSWTQDNAGFYYSRFPTPAGNLLQAVVKNQKLYYHRLGTPQAADRLVYERPDQPDWGFGGGVTEDGRYLIISVSLGTDSRNRIYYLDLGSARRPRVTGRVVRLLDGFDASYGFVGNRGPIFYFTTNLDAPRGRLVAVDTRHPARADWKEIIPQTDQVLDGVTLVGGRFVARYLQDAHSRLAIFDADGQSVRDVALPGLGTVGAVSGRADGPEMFYAFTSFLYPTTIFRYDVAAGAGAVWKAPRLDFDPGGYETEQVFYRSKDGTRVPMFLTHRRGLARDSTNPVLLTAYGGFDISNLPYFSVANAVWLELGGVLALTNIRGGGEYGEDWHRAGMHEHKQNVFDDFVAAAEYLVGQGYTRPARLAIEGASNGGLLVGAVENQRPDLFGATLPAVGVMDMLRFQKFTIGWAWVTEYGSSDSASQFPYLYAYSPLQNLRAGTNYPATLITTADHDDRVVPGHSFKYAATLQAAQAGPAPILIRIETRAGHGGGMPVSKQIELVTDQWAFLVRNLGMTLPPP; via the coding sequence ATGCGCACGACCCTGCTTCGCCTCGCCGCGCTGGCGGCCCTCGCCGCGCCGGCAGCCCACGCCCAGACGTCCGGGTGCGCCCGGCCGGTAGCCCGCGCCGACAGCCAGGTAGACAGCTACTTCGGCACGGCGGTCCGCGACCCGTACCGCTGGCTGGAGAACACCGACGCGGCGGATACGAAGGCCTGGGTCGCGGCGGAGAACTGCGTCACTCTCGCGTACCTCGCCGGCATCCCGGAGCGCGCGCGCATCCGGGACCGTCTCACCAGGCTGTGGAACTACGAGCGCTACGGCGTTCCGGGCCGCGAGGGCGGCACGTACGTCTACACCAGGAACGACGGCCTCCAGAACCAGTCGGTCTACTACTGGCAGCGGTCCCTCGAGGCACCGCCGCAGCTGCTGATCGACCCGAACACGCTGTCCTCGGACGGCACCGTGGCGCTCACCACCTGGGACGTGTCGCACGACGGCCGGTACTTCGGCTACGGCACCGCGGCCGCCGGGTCGGACTGGATCGAGTTGCGCGTCCGCCGCATCGCCACCGGCCGTGACCTGCCCGACCGGCTGCGGTGGATCAAGTTCTCGGGCCTCTCGTGGACCCAGGACAACGCCGGATTCTACTACAGCCGCTTTCCCACGCCCGCCGGCAACCTCCTGCAGGCCGTGGTGAAGAACCAGAAGCTGTACTATCACCGGCTCGGCACGCCGCAAGCGGCGGATCGGCTCGTGTACGAACGGCCCGACCAGCCGGACTGGGGCTTCGGCGGCGGCGTCACGGAGGATGGGCGCTACCTGATCATCTCCGTCTCGCTCGGCACCGATTCCCGGAACCGGATCTACTACCTCGACCTCGGCAGCGCGCGGCGCCCGCGCGTGACCGGCCGCGTGGTGCGGCTGCTGGATGGCTTCGACGCCAGCTACGGCTTCGTCGGCAATCGCGGCCCGATCTTCTACTTCACCACCAACCTCGACGCCCCGCGCGGCCGGCTGGTCGCGGTGGACACGCGCCACCCGGCCCGCGCCGACTGGAAGGAGATCATCCCGCAGACCGACCAGGTCCTGGACGGCGTGACGCTGGTGGGCGGGCGCTTCGTCGCCCGGTACCTGCAGGACGCCCACAGCCGCCTCGCGATCTTCGACGCGGACGGCCAGAGCGTCCGGGACGTCGCCCTGCCCGGCCTGGGGACCGTGGGAGCCGTGAGCGGCCGGGCAGACGGCCCGGAGATGTTCTACGCGTTCACCTCCTTCCTGTACCCCACCACGATCTTCCGCTACGACGTCGCGGCCGGCGCGGGCGCGGTGTGGAAGGCGCCGCGGCTCGACTTCGACCCGGGCGGCTACGAAACCGAGCAGGTCTTCTACCGCAGCAAGGACGGCACGCGGGTGCCGATGTTCTTGACGCACCGCCGCGGCCTGGCCAGGGACAGCACCAACCCGGTTCTGCTCACCGCGTACGGCGGGTTCGACATCAGCAACCTGCCCTACTTCTCGGTGGCGAACGCGGTGTGGCTCGAGTTGGGGGGCGTTCTCGCGCTCACGAACATCCGCGGCGGCGGCGAGTACGGCGAGGACTGGCATCGGGCGGGGATGCACGAGCACAAGCAGAACGTATTCGACGATTTCGTCGCGGCGGCGGAGTACCTCGTCGGTCAGGGCTACACGCGGCCGGCCAGGCTCGCCATCGAGGGCGCGTCGAACGGCGGCCTGCTGGTCGGCGCCGTGGAGAACCAGCGGCCCGACCTGTTCGGCGCCACGCTTCCGGCCGTCGGCGTGATGGACATGCTGCGCTTCCAGAAGTTCACGATCGGCTGGGCCTGGGTGACCGAGTACGGCTCGTCCGACAGCGCCAGCCAGTTCCCGTACCTGTACGCCTACTCGCCGCTGCAGAACCTCCGCGCCGGGACCAACTACCCCGCCACGCTGATCACCACCGCGGACCACGATGACCGGGTCGTGCCCGGGCACTCGTTCAAGTACGCCGCCACGCTCCAGGCGGCGCAGGCCGGCCCCGCGCCGATCCTGATCCGGATCGAGACGCGCGCCGGCCACGGGGGCGGCATGCCCGTGTCGAAGCAGATCGAGCTGGTGACCGACCAGTGGGCGTTTCTGGTCAGGAACCTGGGCATGACCCTGCCGCCTCCGTAG
- a CDS encoding DinB family protein, with translation MKRGDPRIRLLLAVLDGAFTAKGWQGATLSGSLRGLTIPQALWRPGPGRHNVWELVLHTAYWKHVVRQRVEGGRQGPFPRSPRNYPDPPRRPDAAAWRADIALLKRQHLALTRIVAALPPSRLAARVGRSRWSVAEQVFGIAAHDLYHTGQIQLLKALQRGR, from the coding sequence ATGAAACGCGGCGATCCCCGGATCCGACTTCTGCTCGCGGTGCTGGACGGGGCGTTCACGGCGAAGGGATGGCAGGGGGCCACCCTGAGCGGCTCGCTGCGAGGGCTGACGATCCCGCAGGCCCTGTGGCGGCCGGGTCCCGGGCGGCACAACGTCTGGGAGCTGGTCCTGCACACGGCATACTGGAAGCACGTGGTGCGGCAGCGCGTGGAAGGCGGCCGGCAGGGGCCGTTTCCCCGGAGCCCGCGCAACTACCCCGATCCGCCACGGCGCCCCGACGCGGCGGCGTGGCGAGCCGACATCGCGCTCCTCAAGCGGCAGCACCTGGCGCTGACCCGGATCGTCGCGGCCCTCCCACCGTCGCGGCTCGCGGCGCGGGTCGGGCGCTCGCGTTGGTCGGTCGCCGAACAGGTCTTCGGCATCGCGGCCCACGACCTCTACCACACGGGCCAGATCCAGCTGCTGAAGGCGCTGCAGCGCGGCCGCTAG
- a CDS encoding M28 family peptidase translates to MRSRVRSALCALVLLAPLAAPAMLAAQVRSAPVSADSLRAHLFVIADDSMGGRDTGSPGDAEAADWVAAAFARYGLTAAGENGTFFQVVPFWRVVLDSASGLDVNGTHLAAGRDVLPVGILMTWRTDSAATLYAGAVADSTTWPAADRSAGKLLLFRPAPDVDLRATFRAMLMMRRNPRFAHAAGFAFSGLDSLPPQVQAQIVQSRVTTDTMVFSLVRGSLFVTTAAASVLLGRPLAAAAPGQTGPRVSGSVAFKRTRLAAPARNVIALLPGGDSTFRNTYVSISAHHDHIGFTRPPLDHDSVRAFNRVVRPMGDDSPPREASPEEAARVAALRDSLHAAHPAKLDSIYNGADDDGSGTVALVELARVLASGPRPKRSILFISHAAEERGLQGSRWFTDHPTVPRDSIVAELDMDMVGRGGATDLPHGGPGYLELVGSRRLSTELGNLIEAVAAAGGERFHFNYEYDAPNHPLQYYCRADDFSYARYGIPSASLSTGEHLDYHQITDEPQYIDYAQLARVTTLVRDVVLAVANLDHRPAVDGPRPDPRAPCRQ, encoded by the coding sequence ATGCGTTCACGTGTCCGATCCGCCCTGTGTGCCCTGGTCCTCCTGGCTCCGCTCGCCGCCCCGGCGATGCTCGCCGCGCAGGTCCGCTCCGCGCCCGTGAGCGCCGACTCGCTGCGCGCCCACCTGTTCGTGATCGCCGACGACTCGATGGGCGGTCGCGACACGGGCAGTCCCGGCGACGCCGAGGCCGCCGACTGGGTCGCCGCCGCTTTCGCCCGCTACGGTCTGACCGCCGCCGGCGAGAACGGCACCTTCTTCCAGGTGGTCCCCTTCTGGCGCGTGGTCCTCGACAGCGCCTCCGGCCTGGACGTGAACGGGACCCATCTGGCGGCCGGTCGTGACGTGCTGCCGGTCGGCATCCTGATGACCTGGCGCACCGATAGCGCGGCGACGCTGTACGCGGGCGCCGTCGCCGACAGCACCACCTGGCCGGCCGCCGACCGGAGCGCCGGCAAGCTGCTGCTGTTCCGGCCGGCGCCCGACGTCGACCTGCGTGCGACCTTCCGGGCGATGCTCATGATGCGGCGCAACCCCCGGTTCGCCCACGCGGCCGGCTTCGCGTTCTCCGGGCTCGATTCGCTGCCGCCCCAGGTCCAAGCCCAGATCGTACAGAGCCGCGTCACCACCGACACCATGGTCTTCAGCCTCGTGCGCGGCTCGCTGTTCGTGACGACCGCGGCGGCCTCCGTCCTGCTCGGCAGGCCGCTCGCCGCGGCGGCTCCCGGCCAGACCGGGCCGCGCGTGAGCGGGAGCGTCGCCTTCAAGCGCACTCGGCTCGCCGCCCCCGCGCGGAACGTGATCGCCCTTCTGCCCGGCGGCGATTCCACCTTCAGGAACACTTACGTGTCCATTTCCGCGCACCACGACCACATCGGGTTCACGCGGCCCCCGCTCGACCACGATTCGGTGCGCGCGTTCAACCGAGTGGTGCGCCCGATGGGCGACGACTCCCCGCCGCGCGAGGCCAGCCCGGAGGAGGCGGCCCGCGTCGCGGCGCTGCGCGACAGCCTCCACGCCGCGCACCCCGCGAAGCTGGATTCCATCTACAACGGTGCGGACGACGACGGCTCCGGCACGGTCGCCCTGGTCGAGCTGGCGCGAGTCCTCGCCTCGGGCCCGCGCCCCAAGCGCTCCATCCTGTTCATCTCCCATGCGGCCGAAGAGCGTGGCCTGCAAGGCTCGCGCTGGTTCACCGACCACCCGACGGTGCCGCGCGATTCGATCGTGGCGGAGCTGGACATGGACATGGTGGGGCGGGGCGGCGCCACGGACCTGCCACATGGCGGACCCGGCTACCTGGAGCTCGTCGGCAGCCGCCGCCTGTCCACCGAGCTCGGCAACCTGATCGAGGCGGTGGCCGCGGCCGGAGGCGAGCGGTTTCACTTCAACTACGAGTACGACGCGCCGAACCATCCGCTGCAGTACTACTGTCGGGCGGACGACTTCAGCTACGCACGCTATGGCATCCCGTCGGCCTCGCTCTCGACCGGCGAGCACCTGGACTATCACCAGATCACCGACGAGCCGCAGTACATCGACTATGCGCAGCTCGCGCGCGTGACCACGCTGGTGCGCGACGTGGTGCTTGCGGTCGCCAACCTGGACCACCGGCCCGCCGTGGACGGTCCGCGCCCGGATCCGCGCGCACCCTGCCGCCAGTAG
- a CDS encoding VOC family protein: MPTKKKGARKPNQRVKRAKRGRTAARQRATRARRQPETLRLRTASAGFTVDDIAKSMAWYQDVLGCVVVDRWERDGKLMGATLRAGKVDFYLGQDDWRKGRDRQKGEGFRLYCVTAQEVERLAADIKARGGTLLHEPQTEPWGERDFAVADPDGFKITISQAR, translated from the coding sequence AACCAGCGCGTCAAGCGAGCGAAGCGCGGCCGCACCGCCGCGCGTCAGCGCGCGACCAGGGCGCGTCGCCAGCCCGAGACCCTGCGGCTGCGCACCGCCAGCGCCGGCTTCACGGTCGACGACATCGCGAAGAGCATGGCCTGGTACCAGGACGTCCTCGGCTGCGTGGTGGTGGATCGATGGGAGCGGGACGGCAAGCTGATGGGGGCGACGCTGCGGGCCGGCAAGGTGGACTTCTACCTCGGCCAGGACGACTGGCGGAAAGGGCGCGATCGCCAGAAGGGCGAGGGATTCCGGCTCTACTGCGTCACGGCACAGGAGGTCGAGAGGCTGGCGGCCGACATCAAGGCACGCGGCGGCACGCTGCTCCACGAGCCGCAGACGGAACCCTGGGGCGAGCGCGACTTCGCCGTGGCCGACCCGGACGGCTTCAAGATCACGATCAGCCAGGCGCGCTGA
- a CDS encoding GMC family oxidoreductase produces MPEGLSARQRAVLAAVCETLLPEIHRDEDPAGFFATGAAAAHTAERVEQLIASLRDPLDRSRLRILLTVLGSPLANLALGGRWAGLPSMDAAAREATLRGWATSALPPRRAGFQALKRLAHVAYYCWPVDEAGHPAWRAAGYPGPLPPPGTPVEPLTALSVDRNTTLDCDVVVVGSGAGGGVVAGLLAVAGRSVVVLEKGPNPGSRDLTQVEGDMLGALYLDGALLMTQSGSLPILAGSCVGGGTTINYTTSFPLPAPVRAEWDALSGLSLFAGSSFEASVDRVSTRLDVGTRWTTPGARDAILERGCRALGWHVEVIPRNVTDCREGLECGYCTYGCRHGAKNSTARTYLADATRRGGRLVSRCDVERILIERGRATGVIASVQEPGGVRRTVTVRAKVVVAACGAVNTPALLVRSGLAGAAIGRGLRLHPATAVAGIFPDRVEPWTGGLQTRYSDQLADQSDGYGVKLETAPVHFALPASGFGWESPRQFKEDLARLGNLSIVGVLLRDRDAGRVAVSRQGRARVHYELSRFDEGHVRAGLKGAAQVLAAAGANELFTLHTPPVRVRPGQSGWLDRFVAACDARGYRRCRMSYISFHQMGGAALGRERGRSVAGETGAVHGVRGLYVADGGAFPTSSGVNPMITIMAIADQVAHAILGAS; encoded by the coding sequence GTGCCCGAAGGACTGTCCGCTCGCCAGCGCGCCGTGCTCGCCGCCGTCTGTGAGACCCTGCTGCCCGAGATCCATCGGGACGAGGATCCGGCCGGGTTCTTCGCCACCGGCGCCGCCGCTGCGCACACGGCGGAGCGCGTGGAGCAGCTCATCGCGTCGCTGCGCGATCCTCTCGACCGCAGCCGGCTCCGGATCTTGCTGACCGTGCTCGGCTCGCCGCTGGCCAATCTCGCCCTCGGTGGCCGATGGGCCGGGCTGCCGTCGATGGACGCCGCCGCCCGGGAAGCGACGCTCCGCGGCTGGGCGACGTCCGCCCTTCCGCCGCGCCGGGCGGGCTTCCAGGCCCTCAAGCGCCTCGCCCACGTCGCCTACTACTGCTGGCCCGTGGACGAGGCTGGACATCCCGCCTGGCGGGCCGCCGGCTACCCCGGTCCGCTGCCCCCGCCCGGCACGCCGGTCGAGCCGCTCACCGCGCTCTCCGTCGATCGCAACACGACGCTCGACTGCGACGTCGTCGTGGTGGGCTCGGGCGCCGGCGGGGGCGTCGTCGCTGGCCTCCTGGCCGTGGCGGGCCGCAGCGTCGTGGTGCTGGAGAAGGGCCCCAACCCCGGCTCGCGCGACCTGACGCAGGTGGAAGGCGACATGCTCGGCGCGCTGTACCTCGACGGCGCGCTGTTGATGACCCAGAGCGGCTCGCTCCCCATTCTCGCCGGAAGCTGCGTGGGCGGCGGTACGACGATCAACTACACCACCAGCTTTCCCCTCCCCGCACCGGTCCGGGCCGAGTGGGATGCGCTGAGCGGCCTCTCGCTGTTCGCCGGCTCGAGCTTCGAGGCCTCGGTCGACAGGGTCAGCACGCGCCTCGACGTCGGCACTCGCTGGACGACGCCTGGCGCGCGGGACGCCATTCTCGAGCGGGGATGCCGGGCGCTCGGCTGGCACGTCGAGGTCATCCCGCGCAACGTGACCGACTGCAGGGAAGGCCTCGAGTGCGGCTACTGCACCTACGGGTGCCGGCACGGCGCCAAGAACTCCACGGCCCGGACCTACCTCGCCGATGCCACGCGGCGCGGCGGCCGGCTCGTGTCCCGGTGCGACGTCGAGAGGATCCTGATCGAGCGCGGGCGCGCGACGGGGGTGATCGCCTCCGTGCAGGAACCGGGTGGCGTCCGCCGCACCGTCACCGTGCGGGCGAAGGTGGTGGTGGCGGCGTGTGGAGCCGTGAACACGCCCGCCTTGCTCGTGCGCTCGGGACTCGCCGGTGCCGCCATCGGGCGCGGCCTTCGGCTGCACCCGGCGACGGCCGTGGCCGGGATCTTCCCCGACCGGGTGGAGCCGTGGACCGGCGGCCTCCAGACCCGCTACTCCGATCAGCTCGCGGACCAGTCGGATGGCTACGGCGTGAAGCTCGAGACGGCGCCGGTGCACTTTGCGCTGCCCGCCAGCGGCTTCGGCTGGGAGAGCCCGCGCCAGTTCAAGGAGGACCTGGCCCGGCTCGGCAACCTGAGCATCGTGGGCGTGCTGCTCCGGGACCGGGACGCGGGCCGGGTCGCGGTGAGCCGGCAGGGCCGCGCGCGCGTCCACTACGAGCTTTCCCGCTTCGACGAGGGACACGTGAGGGCCGGACTCAAGGGCGCGGCACAGGTGCTCGCGGCCGCCGGGGCGAACGAGCTCTTCACCCTGCACACGCCGCCGGTGCGCGTGCGGCCCGGCCAGTCCGGCTGGCTCGACCGGTTCGTCGCCGCCTGTGACGCGCGCGGATATCGCCGCTGCCGGATGTCGTACATCAGCTTCCACCAGATGGGGGGCGCGGCCCTGGGTCGGGAGCGTGGCCGCTCGGTGGCCGGCGAGACGGGCGCGGTGCACGGCGTGCGCGGCCTGTACGTCGCCGACGGCGGGGCGTTTCCGACCTCGAGCGGCGTGAACCCCATGATCACCATCATGGCGATCGCCGATCAGGTCGCCCACGCCATTCTCGGAGCGTCGTGA
- a CDS encoding response regulator transcription factor codes for MPERITVLLADDHTLVRDGVRRILSAAGDILVVAEVGDGETAVQETMAQHPDVAVLDITMPKGGGLEAARQIRTRAPEVRILILSMHLQPEYLMESVRAGAHGYLVKDAAAGELVQAVRQVCAGNSYYSPAVSQQLSELLRRKLEGEEVLNALERLSPREREVLRYIAEGATNKETARALGISVRTVETHRDSLMRKVGIKTIAGLTRLALRSGLVSDEA; via the coding sequence ATGCCTGAGAGGATCACGGTGCTGCTGGCCGACGACCACACGCTGGTGCGCGACGGGGTGCGCCGCATCCTGAGCGCGGCCGGCGACATCCTGGTCGTCGCCGAGGTGGGTGACGGCGAGACGGCGGTGCAGGAGACCATGGCTCAGCACCCGGACGTCGCGGTGCTCGACATCACCATGCCCAAGGGAGGCGGGCTCGAGGCCGCTCGACAGATCCGGACCCGCGCGCCCGAGGTGCGGATCCTGATCCTCTCGATGCACCTGCAGCCCGAGTACCTGATGGAGAGCGTGCGCGCCGGTGCGCATGGCTACCTGGTGAAGGACGCCGCGGCTGGAGAGCTCGTGCAGGCCGTGCGCCAGGTGTGCGCGGGCAACTCCTACTACAGCCCGGCCGTGTCGCAGCAACTCTCCGAGTTGTTGCGGCGCAAGCTCGAGGGTGAGGAGGTTCTGAACGCGCTGGAGCGGCTGTCGCCCCGGGAGCGCGAGGTACTGCGGTACATCGCCGAGGGCGCGACCAACAAGGAGACGGCGCGGGCGCTGGGCATCAGCGTGCGCACGGTCGAGACCCACCGCGACAGCCTGATGAGGAAAGTGGGCATCAAGACCATCGCCGGGCTGACGCGGCTGGCGCTGCGCTCCGGCCTGGTGAGTGACGAGGCCTAG
- a CDS encoding RNA polymerase sigma factor, translating into MMPPLITERAADRIAVLLAKHGEELARHIRRMVRDDDAAQDILQDTLIRAHGALARLPSGANTRAWLYRIATNGSLNHLRSRSRERAALERHAAERDTAAEPETETRTGDLDPDRETLWANVARLPERQRLALTLRIVDELDYAEIASRLGGSAAAARANVYQATKKLRRGVSRR; encoded by the coding sequence ATGATGCCACCCCTGATCACCGAGCGGGCCGCCGATCGCATCGCCGTGCTGCTGGCGAAGCACGGGGAAGAGCTGGCGCGGCACATCCGGCGCATGGTGCGCGATGACGACGCCGCGCAGGACATTCTCCAGGACACCCTGATCCGCGCGCACGGCGCGCTGGCGCGACTCCCGTCCGGCGCCAACACGCGGGCCTGGCTGTACCGGATCGCCACCAACGGCTCGCTCAACCACCTCCGCTCGCGCTCTCGCGAGCGGGCGGCGCTCGAGCGCCACGCCGCCGAGCGCGACACGGCCGCGGAGCCGGAGACCGAGACCCGCACCGGTGATCTCGATCCGGACCGCGAGACTCTGTGGGCGAACGTGGCGCGGCTGCCCGAGCGACAGCGCCTCGCGCTCACGCTCAGGATCGTGGACGAGCTGGACTACGCGGAAATCGCATCGCGCCTGGGCGGCTCCGCCGCCGCCGCGCGCGCCAACGTCTATCAGGCGACCAAGAAGCTCCGCCGGGGAGTGAGCCGACGATGA
- a CDS encoding GAF domain-containing sensor histidine kinase, translating to MNPTALVLERSLVVFQASVTLGIAGLFLALFLTYRKRYFGIWGGAWSVYALRLAIIALYLTTVNPIWLFWHQVATGWTTLLLLWAALVFARQLPWDRRYYLLFAVPVIWSYVAIYRIQNFLWAALPAVVFLSLATLGTGIVFLQYWRRAASKGAAVLAFAFLLWGAHHLDYTFLRARGAWVPWGYYLDLLFELAVGGGMLLLVLEDQHRGMAALSTLSGDLQRSLRPAEVVAAVLERPLALPPVVGCALYRQDDAGTLEFRGGSGVCARWAQTALATAGPGSADAEPLLAAPRDGAVRVEHYWPRSSADGDARLESHPYAAFLPVFTGEHAAGTFVIVARARDPFASMDRGFLRALGQQIGAALQHADLYAELETRSAELARASASLLRAAEVERGRIARELHDETGQVVTAIKLELADLERSLAKAGIGSGAVDRAQDLASRALESIRATARGLRPAVLDDLGLVPALRALAEDFAGRTGVAVNLQASPLAARPTPEVEVAVYRVFQEALTNVARHAGATRVDARLAPEQGELLLAVQDDGRGFQAPAGAGAGHAGLAGMRERVVGAGGRLVVTSAPGRGVRLEARLPSGANDA from the coding sequence GTGAACCCGACGGCTCTCGTGCTCGAGCGATCACTGGTGGTCTTCCAGGCCAGCGTCACGCTGGGCATCGCCGGCCTGTTTCTGGCGCTGTTCCTGACCTACCGGAAGCGCTACTTCGGCATCTGGGGCGGCGCGTGGAGCGTCTACGCGTTGCGGCTGGCCATCATCGCGCTGTATCTGACCACCGTGAACCCGATCTGGCTGTTCTGGCACCAGGTCGCGACCGGCTGGACGACGCTGCTGCTGCTGTGGGCGGCGCTCGTGTTCGCCCGCCAGCTGCCCTGGGACCGCCGCTACTACCTGCTGTTCGCGGTGCCGGTGATCTGGTCCTACGTCGCGATCTATCGCATCCAGAATTTCCTCTGGGCGGCGCTTCCGGCGGTGGTGTTCCTGAGCCTGGCCACGCTCGGGACCGGAATCGTGTTCCTGCAGTACTGGCGGCGCGCCGCGTCGAAGGGCGCCGCGGTGCTGGCATTCGCGTTCCTGCTCTGGGGCGCGCACCACCTCGACTACACCTTCCTGCGGGCCCGCGGTGCATGGGTGCCCTGGGGCTACTACCTCGACCTGCTGTTCGAGCTGGCGGTGGGCGGCGGCATGCTGCTGCTGGTGCTGGAGGACCAGCACCGCGGCATGGCGGCGCTGTCCACGCTGTCGGGCGATCTGCAGCGCAGCCTCCGGCCGGCGGAGGTCGTAGCCGCGGTGCTCGAGCGGCCGCTCGCGTTGCCGCCCGTGGTCGGGTGCGCCCTGTACCGCCAGGACGACGCCGGAACGCTGGAATTCCGCGGCGGCTCCGGCGTCTGCGCCCGGTGGGCTCAGACGGCGCTCGCGACGGCTGGGCCGGGGAGCGCCGACGCCGAGCCGCTGCTGGCCGCGCCGCGCGACGGCGCGGTGCGCGTGGAGCACTACTGGCCCCGATCGTCGGCCGACGGCGACGCGCGCCTCGAGTCCCATCCGTACGCCGCCTTCCTGCCGGTCTTCACGGGCGAGCACGCGGCGGGCACCTTCGTCATCGTGGCGAGGGCGCGCGACCCTTTCGCCTCGATGGACCGCGGGTTTCTGCGAGCGCTGGGCCAGCAGATCGGCGCGGCGCTGCAGCACGCGGACCTCTACGCCGAGCTCGAGACCCGCAGCGCGGAGCTGGCGAGAGCCTCCGCCTCCCTGTTGCGGGCGGCCGAGGTCGAGCGCGGGCGCATCGCGCGGGAGCTGCACGACGAGACCGGCCAGGTCGTGACCGCGATCAAGCTCGAGCTGGCGGACCTGGAGCGCTCTCTCGCCAAGGCCGGCATCGGGAGCGGCGCGGTGGACCGCGCGCAGGACCTGGCCAGCCGTGCCCTCGAGTCGATCCGCGCCACGGCCCGTGGGCTCCGGCCTGCCGTGCTCGACGACCTCGGTCTCGTTCCCGCGCTCCGGGCCCTCGCCGAGGACTTCGCCGGCCGCACCGGGGTGGCCGTGAACCTGCAAGCGAGCCCGCTGGCCGCGCGGCCGACTCCGGAGGTCGAGGTGGCGGTGTACCGGGTCTTCCAGGAGGCGCTGACGAACGTCGCCCGACACGCGGGCGCGACGCGCGTGGACGCCCGCCTCGCGCCCGAGCAGGGCGAGCTGTTGCTGGCCGTCCAGGACGACGGCCGCGGGTTCCAGGCCCCGGCCGGCGCCGGCGCAGGCCACGCCGGCCTGGCGGGCATGAGGGAACGCGTCGTGGGCGCGGGCGGCCGGCTGGTCGTGACCAGCGCGCCCGGACGCGGCGTCCGCCTCGAGGCGCGGCTGCCATCGGGAGCGAACGATGCCTGA